The Primulina eburnea isolate SZY01 chromosome 12, ASM2296580v1, whole genome shotgun sequence genome includes the window TGGTAACTTGagataataatatgaaaataaagcaAAAACATGTTTGAAATCTCCACTGTGTACCACCATTTAATGCATCCATTTGCCGTATTAGAAAATGTATGTTAAGACCACCGTTTTCGCCTGGGGCCGGAACCCATCTCGACGGTAAGAATCCTGAGTCTGCCCCTAATTACACGTGAAAAGAGAATTACATGGCACTCTGTTAAATTTAGTGATCGTTGAGGAGTAAAGACAAAAGGGCTTCTAACTTTCTCTAGTTCTCAGAACCAGATCTGAGAGGTACATTGAAATTTTATCAAATGTGCTGTTATTGTCTTATTGATTGATGGGAATTCAATCCACTGATTAAAACATGGTCCTTTCTGAAGTAGTGAAGTGGCCTAAGTGCTTTTTAGCTTTTGTCTTTTGTTAAATTGATTATCAGCCAATCATTCTCCATGTGAGGAAAACCCCCCTCGTGGGTCAATAACGACACCCTTTACCTACTAATTTCTTGAATGATGTGAGATTGGAACGATATAGTTCATACAGAGTACAGAGAACGATGTAGTTCTTTGCTTGTTAAAATTTTTGTTCTGCTATAGCCTCATAGTGTCGAAATTAGAAATTATACGTGTCGTATGCTTGATAAACGGACCAATGAAGCCCGTCCTTCTCTTTTTGAGTAGGAAGGGATTTGTCACAACTGCGTCCCGTTACGACCCTTAGCTCGACCCAATGAACGTTTTAAACTCGATTAAATTTCACATTTCCTTGTACTTGTGATTGTAGTCGTCTCAGGTCTGATAAACATGGTGTAGTAGCTAAAACTAAACCTCCGTATTGTTAAGATGTCACACATTGGTTGGGTAGAGTTCGTAGGAGTTATATATATGGACTTGGACAATCCTTCCCTTTGAGCTAGATTTTGAGGTTGAGTTATGTACAAATTCAAATCTTAATATGATATCAGAGTCCTGACCATCGTTATGTGTTTGACTATCATAGTTGGGTCACTCGTTAATGTCTCCACTTCCGGTTGTTCATTCCTGGACGTGAGATTTGTTAAAATGTCCTACATATGGTGGAGAGTAAGTTCATATTGCAAAATATTGAATCGGAAGACGAACTCTAAGAACTTGATTTCtcatattaaaatatttcatggatAAATTTCCATGATCAACCCACCAGTCCTTGTTTACACTTTTTGACTCACATTTATTTAAGATATTATATACTTTCTTAAATGTTTGTCATTTCGAAAGGGACAGGCTGAGGTTGTTACAATTGCTAGTTAAGTAACCGAAACTGATGCATCTCTAAAATTCAATCAATAGGCCGAATTCTGAAACCCCATTTGTTTTAATGGGCTTTCTTGAGGACACGGCCTGAAGGCGGCTAGCACCGTTTACCTTTCTTGCAGCTGAGTGCACCGGCTCCATAGGTCATGGAGCTCACCAGGGACGATGGTCTCGCACTCAAGCTAGATGCCTTGGCGTAATTAGACGAGGCACCGGCACCAGATGGAGTGAAGAATGCCCCGTTTAGCATAAGGTCTCCTTCTGATCTCCAATTCCAGTTCTTCCATTTGCTTTCGGGTGCATCCTCGTGCTTGGTCACCTGAAAAAGCAAATTTCAGTCCGTTTTTTAGTAGTGCCGATTTAGGAATTTAGGCGAAGGGCCGACTTTTCTAAATCATCACCTCTTTATTTTCCACCCTGTCTGGTGCAAGAAATCTATTGCCTTGGCTGTTTATTGTAGGATCTGCACTGCCACCAATTGCATACATTTCCCAATGTGTGTAGTCATTATTCACCACATGAAAATACCCATGCCTGCATCTGCAAAACATGTCAACAAAATCCTAAACTTAAGTCCCGAAATCAAATTTCTTACACCCTAAGAGTTTTAAGAAATATAAGTCTCATCGCCCTGTAATACCTTGGCATCCTCTGCACGAGCCCTTCTCCGAAATGGTTGAAGGCAATGGTTACTTGCATGTTCTTATCTTGTGTATAACTATCGCTATGCCCCAAAAGCATGACCTTGTCATGATGAGTCAAGTAATTATTCGACAACGTGATAGCCGTGGAGCCGTGGATGGCATCGATCAGGCCATCGCGACAATTAGACAACGTACAATGGTCGACCCAAACATGGCTCCCCCCGAATATCGACACCCCGTCTCCGTCGGACACTGTCCTATATCCATAATGCTCGGGCGAATCCCTCACATACGCATTCCCCCCTTGCTTGCAATCATGTATATTTATTCCATGGATGATGATATTTGTTACAAATTGTATGGTGATGCACGGTCCTCCAGCTATGTGTACACTCGCGCCTCTCCCATCAATGGTTTTGAATGAGTTTAACATGAGTTCTTGTTTGAGTTTGATCACCATGTCACGGGCGAAAACGATCCACAATGGCTCGTTTTGGATGACACCATAACGTAAAGTTCCTGGCTTTGGATTCACTGCATCATCCCCCGAGTCCGTGACTACGTAAATCTTGCCATCTCTGCCACCGATCGCGTGTTTTCCGAACCCAATGGTGCAGTCCGCGAGTCTCTGGCGGTTCTTTTCCCAGTCAGGATCGCAACGCCAGCAATCGTCCATCGGGTTACCCGTGCTGCATGAGAGAAATCCCAAGTTCCTTCTTGATACATTGATTTTCCTGCAAAATACATACAGGCACTTTGTTACACagaaattttgaaataaaataatattaaatcatCATGTTTAACTAAATTCGAGAATTCAAGAATGTGTTTTGAGTCCATACTCATTGACTTCTTGGACTACTAGTTCAGGATCTTGAACTGGTGAAGATAATATGGAAGCTGCATTCAATAATAAAGGAAGTAATACCACAAAGAAAAGTGGGATTTTCATGTTTGGTGAAAATGGGGGGAAATTTGGAAAATTAGGAAGCATGTGTCTAGTTTGGTTAGAGTTGGTTgccatgatttatttatttatatataggtTGGAAGAATTTAATGGATGGGCAATTTGGCCCTACTTTCTCtgtatgatttgaaattatgcatCTTTCCATGTGGATATGATGCAGTACTTACAAATATAATGAATCGAGTTTATCAATTAAATTCTCCAGTACATTCCCTTTTATGAAAAGATATAATATGAGATAAcgatttaattcaaatattttaaattttgaactaATCGAAATGATATGTTTAGATCTTTCTCTTGCATCCatttataatttatcacaaTGGAACACGTAATCTTAACTAAAATACCAAATATAAGATGAGCGGGTCTCAAgtgagatcatctcacgaataataatctgtgagacgggtcaatcttacccatattcaaaataaaaagtaatactcttagcataaaaaaataatattttttcatgaatgacccaaataagagatccgtctcacaaatgcgacccgtgagatcgtctcacacaagttttttttagtgggtctcatgtgagaccgtctcacggatcttaatatgtgagacgggtcaactttatccatattcacaataaaaagtaatactctaagcataaaaagtaatattttttcatggatgatccaaataagagatctgtctcacaaatacgacccgtgagaccgtatcacacaattttttgcctTGCGAATATATTTTGAGCAAGAATTATGACGtaccctttaaaataaaataacctctgataattattttatagtccaaaaacttcaagaaagaaTATCTTGTACTTTTCTCAAAACATGATTTTGAGTTATTTGTTATGCAATCCTGGGCCGTTTGGAAGGATATTTGCACCTGTAAACATAATCTTACGAGAATCAACCAGTTGCTTAAGGTGAATTGGATTATTTCTTATCTTGAGAAATTTTCGAACTAGTGGCTAAACATCATGATAGAGTGAAGAAATAGAATAAACCTCTTTTGGGACACTTTAGGCTTGATGTTGATCCAAGTTTCCATGAGCAGAATAGTGTTTTTAGTGTGAGAACAGCAATTAGAGATCACATTGGAATTATCTGTGTCGCTTCAGCTCGGTGTATCCGCCATCCGGGTCCAGTAGTTGCTGCATAACTCAATGATGTTCCATTTGGTTTGAAGTTCGCCGTGCAAGATAATTATCGCAATGTATGGGTGTTTTCAGATTCGGTTCAAGTTGTTATTGCGTTGACAGATCCTACGGACATTATTAACCACTTAAACATTTGAGAGCTTATTCATTCTGATTGTTTTATGAAAACTCGTAATGTTAGTGGAGGTTCAAACAAAGTCGCTCTTTATTTAGCGTATTTTGCTCTATCTTATCCTCACCGTTTACTTGGAGTGAAGATATTTATTCATATTAGTTGAAGGATGTAGCTTCTCATGATTTGTTTTATGAATAGATTAATTTTctgtcaaaaaataaaataaaaataaaatttctaccATATCAATAAAtgagtattttttttattaaattaaattcaacATATGATTTCACTTCCCGCCCTGCTCAAAAGTAGCACAAAAATCAATTTTGTGCTTCTGCATTTAGGGAACATTTTGGAAATTTCAACCGATTCATTTAAGACATACCATGTGCCGACATTTTTGTAGATAACCAGTAACATTTTTAAGTAAATGTGGCTTTCAGTCGAGAGTGAGTAtcatgtgataccgtctcacgaatcttaatctgtgagacgggttaaccctaccaatattcacaataaatagtaatactcttagcataaaaagtaatatttttttatggatgactcaaataagagattcatctcacaaatacgatccgtgagaccgtctcacctCGATTCATTTGTATATCTGATACTCTGTAATTATTTATATAACcttgaaatttaattatttagtttgGCTTCTAAATAGGAATTGTAGGTCCCCCACTTATTAAATGGCAAGGTAGGAAAAATTAATTCCACATGGTTTAGGGGTATGGCTACTGATAAACCCTGCCActgtatatatttataaattaaaaaaaaattaattcatatatccatgTTGGTCAATTTGATGACGTGGACTTTTTAATTGGGCCGGGGAGCAATGTTCACCCATGTGGATAGTTCTCTGTTCTTGCGGCCCACCAAATGTCTCATTTCAAAACAAATCTTAGCCACCATTATTATATTCGAATTTAAAGAAATGATATTCTTTTAGTCGAATTGATAGCGTAATAATATGACTAGATACAATTCTTATAATCTCCAAAATAATTGATGAACAAAATATATGGAAGAAATAAAAAGGTATACGAAACAGCGAGTCAGTATTGTGAACAAAACAGAAGCAcgaagcataaataaatcaaatcgaggaacagattcgtcccctccTTCCGAGTATGTGCTTCGAGGATAAACTTGGACGTCTATTTCTCAGGATACAATGGAACAACCAGCAGTACCCTAGCACGAGGCaccactatgacgaactgaaaAGTACATGAACTTTATCACGAGAACAGAGTAGCGGCAGAGGAACAACAGCCGGTGGAAGAAGCAGCAGCAACCGAGACAACAAAAATAGCAAAAAGATGACAACAAATATAGGCACTCTGGTTCCATATGGACAGTCACGACTGGCCATCCGAAAAGCCAAAGGTCAATCCAGCTGGAGCACCAAAGGTCAGTCCATAATAtaatttttcgaaaataaaaatagcTAAAGCCAGGTGAACCTTGGTGGGAAATTTTGTTTTGATCGGTTCGACACTCGACGCACCCAGGTCGCGCTCGTACGCTTGCACCCAAGTCCAGCCTTTCTTTTTCCATTGCACCTCCCTCCGCTGTGTGCGCGAGAGAGAGCCTCTTAACCAATCATTATTACACTTTCATAAAGTATAATACAATATAAACTCACCAATGTTATGTTCATTTTCCAATGTGGGACATTTTCCACTTAGCATCTACTAGGCCTTGCTTGCTTGTCCAATTTCTCATGCAAAAAGAACAAGCCCAATAAGCTTCTAAGTCCAACAATAAACACTAGATATtacattattaaaaattatagttGTTGGTAACTGtgaaactcaaatattttaaaccgtacAACAATCAAAGAGTCACGTTTCTATATCTCTTTTTCATGGGCACTCCTTACTCCCCgacaattaaaatatttgaaatagaaACAACGTATATCCTCGTAGAATTAGAATATTATAACGAAAGACCAATTATAGATAATTTGAATTGTTTTCTCATTATCCTCTTTCCAAGGTTTTGGATATTATTATACATTAGCCACATGTTCAATAATTTGTTTGTGTTGGTTGAGTTGGGGAATGCACATGTGGAGATGTGGAGGATAGGGTCATGTGTTACTCCATGATAGCAAAGAGCTAAGCACATCCATATTAGAAAGATGCCATACTAATTTCTTGAAATTTCTCGAAATTAATCATTTGTTCAAAACTTTCTTTTGCTAATAAGAACATGCATTGCACGTAACTCGCGCGGTTATCGGGGTCAGCGCGAGGTAAGGCCGTCGATAATGAGTTTAGAGGAGGAAAGTTGTATCAGAATGCTTGTAGAGAATAGATGTTACAA containing:
- the LOC140807984 gene encoding probable pectate lyase 5 — encoded protein: MATNSNQTRHMLPNFPNFPPFSPNMKIPLFFVVLLPLLLNAASILSSPVQDPELVVQEVNEKINVSRRNLGFLSCSTGNPMDDCWRCDPDWEKNRQRLADCTIGFGKHAIGGRDGKIYVVTDSGDDAVNPKPGTLRYGVIQNEPLWIVFARDMVIKLKQELMLNSFKTIDGRGASVHIAGGPCITIQFVTNIIIHGINIHDCKQGGNAYVRDSPEHYGYRTVSDGDGVSIFGGSHVWVDHCTLSNCRDGLIDAIHGSTAITLSNNYLTHHDKVMLLGHSDSYTQDKNMQVTIAFNHFGEGLVQRMPRCRHGYFHVVNNDYTHWEMYAIGGSADPTINSQGNRFLAPDRVENKEVTKHEDAPESKWKNWNWRSEGDLMLNGAFFTPSGAGASSNYAKASSLSARPSSLVSSMTYGAGALSCKKGKRC